The window AAAATGTTAATGCTCTTACAATTTGGTATAATAAAGACTATTATAAAGGAAATAAAATCGATTTTCTATGAAAGTATTGAAAGTGATTTTTTTAATATTAAGCTCTATTTTTATCTCAATAGGCTGTACAAAACCTGCAACTATTACTCCGGAAATTAATGGAACTGTAGAAAATCTTTCAGGCGAAGATTTTAATGATGTAAAGATTAAGATCAGATGGCTTAAACTATTTAGAACTTTTGCTGGTAGTTATTATAAAGAAATAAATTCAAGTTTAATACAGGTAAATAAAAATTTTTATGTAGCTCCTTACAGTTTCCAATTCCCTTATGAAGATTTTCAGGTTGAAGCATACCTTATTTTAAATGGAAAGAGTTTTTCACTCGGCTTTTTTTCAAAAAAGAAAAAAGAAGGGTTCCTTCCTATCAAGGATATCAGGAATGCTCTTTCTTCCATAAAAATTTACAGAACAGGAACCGTTGAGAGTAAGATTTTTATCAGCGTAGATAATTCAAGAAGAATAAAACAATTTGGAATTGAGATTATGTTATGGACTGAATACAATCCTGTAAATAATTTAATCTGGTGGATAGATTCAGAAAAAGCGGGAAATGTAAATTTTTTTCTTGAGTCAAAAATCTTTCCAATTCTCCCTAAAGCAGATGGAAAATTAATCTGCGAGGGATATTTAAAAGTGGTAAGGGAAAGATATGGAGAGGATGTAATGAAAAAAAATTCAATTTTTCGGTTTGAAGAGAATAATTTAGATGCTATAAATGAGAAACTAAAAGAAAAGTTAAAATTATTGGACCTTTCAGTTGAATCCTAAATTTTTTAATTAGGGACACATCCGAATTTTTTAAATTGGGACACTTCCCGTATTTTTAATGATATTACAACTTTATACCCTTAAGATTAAAGTGAATCTCATCATATCAAATTTATAAGTGACCTGTTTTTTTATCCATATAGACAAACATGGTAAAATTACATAAGATATTTCAGAAGGAAAATTTAGAAGTGCCCCTAATTTCCAAAAAAATCTTTATAATTAAAATAGAAAAATGGGAAAAAATAAGAAGAAGCTTCAAATTAATCAAGAATCTAAAGAAAATATAAGTAAAATCTATTTATTTCCAGATTTTTGAAAGTATCCACTGCCTCATTAAGCCATTTTTTGTATTTAATTATGAATGAAAGTGAAGCGATTCAAGAAAATATTCAGTGATAAGGAACTATGTGGTATAATTTTAAAAATGTTAGATATTAACTGGCTGAGGGAGAATTTACAGGAAGCTGAGGAAAAGCTCAGCTTAAGAGGTCAGAAGATTAATTTGAATGGATTCAAGAATCTGGATAGAGAAAGAAAAGAGCTTCTTCAAAGAATTGAAAAGCTAAGAGCAGAAAGAAATAAAATATCAAAAGAAGTGGAGGTCCTTAAAAAATCAGGTGAATCAGCAGAGAGAAAAATAGGAATGGTTAAAAAAATTAGGGAGGAAATTAAAGAACTTGAAGATAAACTGAAGGATAAAGAATTATTGTTAAATGATTTAATGTTAAATTTACCCAACATTCCCCATCACTCAGTTCCAGTTGGAAATGATTCTTCAGATAACCTTGAGATAAAAAGAGTGGGGGAGATTCGGAAATTTGATTTTGAACCAAAACCGCACTGGGATTTAGGGGTAGAGCTTGGAATTCTTGATTTTGAGAGAGCCTCAAAAATTGCAGGATCCCGATTCTCTATATATTACGGTCTTGGGGCTAAATTGGAAAGGGCACTCATAAATTTTATGCTCGATGTTCACACAAAAGAAAGAGGATATTATGAAGTTTTGCCTCCTTTTATCTCAAATGAGGATAGTTTAATCGGAACAGGCAATCTTCCGAAATTCAAGGAGGATTTATTTAAAATTGAAGGATATAATTTTTATTTAATCCCAACAGCTGAAGTTCCCCTTACAAATCTATTCAGAGATGAGATTTTGAATGTAGATGAATTACCAAAAAGATACGTGGCTTATACTCCCTGTTTTCGCTCTGAAGCAGGGTCATATGGAAAAGATGTAAGAGGACTTATAAGGCAGCATCAATTTAATAAGGTTGAATTAATGACATTTACTCTGCCAGAGAAATCTTATGAAGAGTTAGAAAGGCTTCTTTCAGATGCTGAAGAAATTCTTAAAAGATTAGAATTGCCCTATAGAGTTGTGAGTTTATGCACTGGTGATTTAGGGTTTGCAGCTTCAAAAACTTATGACATTGAAGTATGGATGCCAAGTAAGAATGAATATATGGAAATCTCATCCTGCAGCAATTTTGAAAGCTTTCAGTCAAGAAGGTCAAACATAAGATTTAGAAGAGATTCCAGCTCAAAGCCAGAATTTCTCCATACTTTAAATGGCTCAGGGTTGGCAATAGGAAGAACTGTGTCTGCTATCCTTGAGAATTTCCAGCAGAAAGATGGGAGCATCCTGATTCCAGAAGCTTTAAGACCATATATGGATGGGGTAGATAAAATCAGCAAACAATGAACTATCATCTCTACTTACAATTAGTTATCATTAAATCTCCCATCTTTTAAGATATATACCCTGTCCAATGGGCTACTTTCCCATTTCCTGTGGGAGATTATGATACAGGTTCTCTCCTTGAATCTCTCAGCAATAAGCTCCTCAATCCTTCTCTCCGACTCTAAATCAAGCTCTGAGGTTGCCTCATCGAATATGATTATGTCAGAGTCCTTAAGGACTGCCCTTGCAATTGATAACTTCTTTCTCTCTCCTCCTGAAAGTTTCTTTCCTGTTTCTCCTATCACTGTGTCAAAACCATCCTCAAGATTCATTATAAATTCATAAGCTCCTGCTAATTTAGCTGCTTTTTCTACTTCCTCATTCTTTGCATCAGGTCTGCTGTAGAGGATGTTGTTTTTGATTGTGTCATTAAAGAGAAATACATTCTGGGAGACAAAGGAGATTCTTTCCCTTAAAGAGGAAAGAGAGAGAGTATTTATATCATGACCATCTATAAAGATATTTCCCCTTTCTATTCTATAGAGTCCAAGGATTAGCTTCACTATTGTGCTTTTCCCTGAGCCATTTGGTCCTTGAATCAAAGCCTTCTCCCCTGGTTTAATCATGAGATTAATTCCTTTCAGAACATCCTCTTTTGATTTAATAATCATTTCGTAGCTTTTTTAATATCAGATATTTCATATTTATTTTTAAATTTGTTTACTATTGATTCAAGATCCATTTTATAAATTTTATCAACAATATCAAAGATAATTTCATCTACCTTAAAAATTTCATTGCTATTTACATCATAAATGTAGTAGCCTTTGTTCATTCTAAATTTTTTTACAAACGGCTCATTTTTTCTCAAATCACTACCCCTAATTTTCATAATCAATTTATTTTATGTTGATACCAAAAGTTAAAAACCAATTCTGTATTCATAAATTTTCATCCCTACATTGGAATCCAGAATAAACAATCTATCCTTATGAACATAAATATTATCGCAAAAAACATCAAGTCTCTTTGAAGCCACAACTTTACCCAGCTTATTAAACACAACTAACCTGAAAAGATCGGTATGATCTGATTCAATTTCCTTTTTTGAATCTAACTCGAAGAACTCACCTCCAGCAGCTACTACCACTTTCTCGTAGATTTTTTTCTCTTTCTCTTTTAAAGGTCTCGTTTTCAAAACAAGGTATATCCTTCCATAATCGTCAAGGGATAACCCATATACCAAAATTTCAGTTTTTTCTGCAATTATCTCAATATCTTTGCTATTCGCTAACGGCCTAATCTTGTGGTAAACCTTAAAAGGCATTTCATAAGTTATATCCATTATATGTTCGCCGGAATATGCGTATTTTCGAAGCAAAGGGGTTCCTTGGTATGATACATAAAAATTGTCTGAATCATCCGTACTGAAAAATACAGAATCCCAATCACTATGAGAATTTATCCTGAAAACAAATTTCCCTATCTCTCTTATCATTTTCCCTTGGAAATCATATAAAACTATATGAGAATCATTGTAATTTTTCCCCATTTTCTCTAATGCTGTTATTTCTCCCTTCTGAGTTACGTCAATCGAATAAACAGACGATTTTGTTTTAAAGCTGTTTAAATATTTGCCTTTATCATCTAAAATTTGAATCCTACGGTTAAATATGTCTGAAACTATAAGGCGATTTTTCCCGTCTATTGATAAAACATAAGGTTTTAAAAATTCTCCTGGGCCGGGACCCTTTCTTCCTATGGTTTGTATAAATGTTCCAGTTGAATCAAAGACTTGAATTCTATTTTGTTTTGAATCAACTATATAAAATAGACCATCTTTATTAATTTTTATATCTGTTGGCTCTTTGAAGAACTTTGCTTCATCATCTTCTTCTCCTCCCCAAACTCTTATTAAATCTATTTTAATTTTACCTTCACATTCATTTATCTCTGTCAATGAAATATGAACATTTTTTGGAGATGAATAAATAAAATGGTTAACAGTGAAAACCACAAACAAGAAATAGTATTTTTTTAATCTTCTACTCTTTATCACTTTAACTTCTCTTTTCCTTCTTCCTTAAATATAATTATAATTTTTTTTATAAATTATTTCACATTTGAAAATAGGAATGGTAGGTATGGGGAAAGATCCCATACCTACTTTACCACTAGAACATGTAACTAAAGGCCAACTCAAAATTTGCAATAGCGTTCTGAGTCCCATAACTACATTGACAACCGCAACCGCCATACGCATCGGTATCCGTGTTAGCGCTTCCCGTACTGCAAATACATGCACAACCACTCCCTTCAAGTGCAACTGTCCCTCCAAAGTCTTCTCCTTCAATCCTCCACATTTAAACCTCCTTATATAAAAATTTAAATCATGTCAATTTATACTCTCTAAGATAATTAAGTCCTTCCGGATTTTTTTCTAAAAGTTTACAATACATTTTTAATAAATCTTCTTTTGATCTTTTAGTATGAGCACAATAC is drawn from Acidobacteriota bacterium and contains these coding sequences:
- a CDS encoding NHL repeat-containing protein codes for the protein MIKSRRLKKYYFLFVVFTVNHFIYSSPKNVHISLTEINECEGKIKIDLIRVWGGEEDDEAKFFKEPTDIKINKDGLFYIVDSKQNRIQVFDSTGTFIQTIGRKGPGPGEFLKPYVLSIDGKNRLIVSDIFNRRIQILDDKGKYLNSFKTKSSVYSIDVTQKGEITALEKMGKNYNDSHIVLYDFQGKMIREIGKFVFRINSHSDWDSVFFSTDDSDNFYVSYQGTPLLRKYAYSGEHIMDITYEMPFKVYHKIRPLANSKDIEIIAEKTEILVYGLSLDDYGRIYLVLKTRPLKEKEKKIYEKVVVAAGGEFFELDSKKEIESDHTDLFRLVVFNKLGKVVASKRLDVFCDNIYVHKDRLFILDSNVGMKIYEYRIGF
- the serS gene encoding serine--tRNA ligase is translated as MLDINWLRENLQEAEEKLSLRGQKINLNGFKNLDRERKELLQRIEKLRAERNKISKEVEVLKKSGESAERKIGMVKKIREEIKELEDKLKDKELLLNDLMLNLPNIPHHSVPVGNDSSDNLEIKRVGEIRKFDFEPKPHWDLGVELGILDFERASKIAGSRFSIYYGLGAKLERALINFMLDVHTKERGYYEVLPPFISNEDSLIGTGNLPKFKEDLFKIEGYNFYLIPTAEVPLTNLFRDEILNVDELPKRYVAYTPCFRSEAGSYGKDVRGLIRQHQFNKVELMTFTLPEKSYEELERLLSDAEEILKRLELPYRVVSLCTGDLGFAASKTYDIEVWMPSKNEYMEISSCSNFESFQSRRSNIRFRRDSSSKPEFLHTLNGSGLAIGRTVSAILENFQQKDGSILIPEALRPYMDGVDKISKQ
- a CDS encoding ATP-binding cassette domain-containing protein encodes the protein MIIKSKEDVLKGINLMIKPGEKALIQGPNGSGKSTIVKLILGLYRIERGNIFIDGHDINTLSLSSLRERISFVSQNVFLFNDTIKNNILYSRPDAKNEEVEKAAKLAGAYEFIMNLEDGFDTVIGETGKKLSGGERKKLSIARAVLKDSDIIIFDEATSELDLESERRIEELIAERFKERTCIIISHRKWESSPLDRVYILKDGRFNDN